A DNA window from Zingiber officinale cultivar Zhangliang chromosome 3A, Zo_v1.1, whole genome shotgun sequence contains the following coding sequences:
- the LOC122053611 gene encoding photosystem I reaction center subunit XI, chloroplastic-like, with protein sequence MAVASAPSMASQLKSTSLLCSSTSRPLVNPKGISGPYLTRKRLYLTVRAIQAEKPTYQVIQPINGDPFIGSLETPITSSPLVAWYLSNLPAYRTAVSPLLRGIEVGLAHGYLLVGPFVKTGPLRNTEVAGAAGSLAAAGLVAILSVCLTMYGVASFNEGEPSTAPTLTLTGRKKEADKLQTAEGWSQFSGGFFFGGISGVLWAYFLLYVLDLPYYIK encoded by the exons ATGGCAGTAGCCTCAGCCCCCTCCATGGCCAGCCAACTGAAGTCGACGAGCCTTCTCTGTTCCAGCACGAGCAGACCCCTCGTGAACCCCAAGGGCATCTCAGGACCATACCTCACCAGGAAGAGGCTGTACCTCACTGTTAGAGCCATCCAGGCAGAGAAG CCAACGTATCAAGTGATTCAACCCATCAACGGCGACCCGTTCATCGGCAGCCTGGAGACGCCGATCACTTCGAGTCCACTGGTTGCCTGGTACCTTTCCAACCTGCCGGCCTACCGCACCGCCGTCAGCCCGCTCCTCCGCGGCATCGAGGTCGGCCTCGCGCATGGGTACCTCCTCGTCGGGCCCTTCGTGAAGACGGGCCCGCTCCGCAACACCGAGGTGGCGGGCGCCGCCGGATCCCTGGCCGCCGCCGGTCTCGTCGCCATCCTCAGCGTCTGCCTCACCATGTACGGGGTGGCGTCGTTCAACGAGGGGGAACCGTCGACGGCGCCGACGCTGACGCTGACGGGGCGGAAGAAGGAAGCGGACAAGCTGCAGACGGCGGAGGGCTGGTCGCAGTTCTCGGGTGGGTTTTTCTTCGGGGGGATCTCCGGCGTGCTCTGGGCTTACTTCCTCCTCTACGTCCTCGACCTCCCTTACTATATTAAATAG